In one Scomber japonicus isolate fScoJap1 chromosome 6, fScoJap1.pri, whole genome shotgun sequence genomic region, the following are encoded:
- the c5ar1 gene encoding C5a anaphylatoxin chemotactic receptor 1 codes for MDSMDDNLTYPDYNLILPDIVDNLVPTIQPIQIAALVFYGLVVLLGVPGNALVVWVTGFCMPRSVTSIWFLNLALADLLCCLSLPLLMVPLAHDDHWHFGTLACTLVKGVFYLVMYCSILQLVLISLDRWMLVSRPVWCQNNRRPKLAGYLCAAVWCLALIGSIPQFVYTKEITAGEHKRECVTVYTTVSAWLVTSFRFLMGFFLPFLVIVVSHCVVYRRAESGLSRGRTRSKRTLRVIIAVVLSFFLCWLPLHIVDFLLLVTPRSSIHSPNLYLTQVLALCLAYFNSCINPFLYVCLGQSFKDSMTRSLRNMLNFISEDPTNKMSVVTADTRSTSNGKEMTQI; via the coding sequence ATGGATTCCATGGATGACAACTTGACTTATCCTGACTACAATCTTATACTGCCTGACATTGTTGACAATTTGGTGCCTACAATTCAGCCAATCCAGATTGCAGCTCTGGTCTTCTACGGCCTTGTGGTTCTGTTGGGTGTCCCTGGAAATGCCCTGGTGGTGTGGGTGACTGGGTTTTGCATGCCCAGGTCTGTCACCTCTATCTGGTTCCTCAACCTTGCCTTGGCTGATCTTCTGTGCtgcctgtctctccctctgctcaTGGTCCCTCTGGCCCATGATGACCACTGGCACTTTGGCACACTGGCCTGCACACTGGTTAAAGGTGTCTTTTACCTGGTGATGTATTGCAGCATCTTGCAGCTGGTTTTGATCAGTCTGGATCGCTGGATGCTGGTCAGCAGACCTGTGTGGTGCCAGAACAACAGGCGACCTAAACTGGCTGGCTACCTGTGTGCTGCTGTCTGGTGCCTGGCCCTGATAGGCAGCATCCCCCAGTTTGTCTACACTAAGGAGATCACAGCAGGTGAGCACAAGCGAGAGTGCGTGACGGTATACACCACAGTCAGTGCCTGGCTCGTCACGTCCTTCCGCTTCCTGATGggattcttcctccctttcctggTGATTGTGGTCTCTCACTGTGTGGTGTACAGAAGAGCAGAGAGTGGACTGTCACGTGGTCGAACCCGTTCCAAGCGCACACTGAGGGTCATCATCGCTGTGGTACTGAGTTTCTTCTTGTGCTGGCTCCCACTGCACATTGTGGACTTCCTCTTATTGGTTACCCCTCGAAGTTCCATTCACAGCCCAAATCTGTACCTGACACAAGTGCTAGCGCTCTGCCTGGCATATTTCAACAGCTGCATCAACCCATTCCTCTATGTGTGTCTTGGCCAAAGCTTCAAGGACAGCATGACACGCTCCCTGCGCAACATGCTCAACTTCATCAGCGAGGATCCTACAAACAAGATGAGCGTCGTCACTGCTGACACCAGGAGCACGAGCAATGGAAAGGAGATGACTCAAATCTGA
- the LOC128360872 gene encoding dapper homolog 3-like codes for MHRAFSFPVTVERTRTKERLEASLAGLCELELRKQRQECLVLGALALGDPLPQDTSRGEMPCFSSWGQENLTLRRQLSAFQNSPWGLMQALEQQVGELRIDIDDGCYDGVQGDMCDSRPSSGFYESSEGQSPKGRSCSAETTEMASSWAYTNDRPKSVGDPLVVNGEVDMPVLHTTLPHSFSSPYPPLEGIAEEGTVVDSWEWDTSRGDQTWQHQQQPAEDQFTKEDYQQALRVEGYILNLIQRHTLLSRRCQPRTTLSPDPQYSSVSGHSSLHRRTPSFTTEQRFPDPHLQPQVDLSANLKCQGWGCDLLEGEAPSLEEDCYLALPYPQSRPHSLARRLPSPLPSLDCVGALNLCCEPSSPQHYLHPQTLIHQKHNLVSAQYIPGQACHAPVCSPRHYNPEQLKPHQAAASPDHPNPKSRTSKKSHNERQRSKKSSSKTSRSQSENSLLAQRVLPERRYSTTERHQGRGDPAQNQGQVTGLQGGNDSNNGSRRWCSNLELSQDEGETHAGQTHRQPPRKARHGHSYNHSQPQNHYHQQQQHTQRWHSNVQERAPLCQGEEGYTGATPAESESSMSEVYSPASSSLSSDSDESGGLVWPQQLPPRLASTSSSSSPSPQATANAPSQPKAFVKIKASHALKKKILRFRSGSLKVMTTV; via the exons ATGCACCGTGCGTTCTCGTTCCCGGTGACGGTGGAGCGCACTCGGACCAAGGAGCGTCTGGAGGCGAGTCTAGCCGGTCTGTGTGAGCTGGAGCTCCGCAAGCAGCGGCAGGAATGCCTGGTGCTCGGGGCGCTGGCTTTGGGAGACCCCCTGCCCCAGGACACATCCAGAGGAGAGATGCCGTGTTTCAGCAGCTGGGGACAGGAAAACCTGACACTAAGGCGTCAGCTG AGTGCTTTTCAGAATTCCCCATGGGGCCTGATGCAGGCACTGGAGCAGCAGGTGGGAGAGCTGAGGATCGACATTGATGATGGCTGCTATGATGGAGTTCAAGGAGATATGTGCGACAGTCGGCCAAGTTCTG GTTTCTATGAGTCAAGTGAGGGTCAGTCACCGAAAGGAAGATCTTGTTCCGCTGAGACCACAGAGATGGCCTCTTCCTGGGCTTACACCAATGACAGACCAAAGTCTGTGG GAGATCCCCTCGTGGTGAATGGAGAGGTAGATATGCCAGTCCTACACACCACCCTGCCCCACTCTTTCTCTTCCCCATACCCACCACTGGAGGGCATTGCTGAGGAGGGAACAGTAGTGGACTCCTGGGAGTGGGACACCAGCAGAGGCGACCAAACCTGGCAGCATCAACAACAGCCTGCAGAGGACCAGTTCACCAAGGAGGACTACCAGCAGGCATTGAGGGTGGAGGGTTACATCCTAAATCTCATCCAGCGTCACACCCTCTTATCACGGCGTTGTCAGCCTCGCACCACGCTGAGCCCCGACCCCCAATACAGCAGTGTCTCTGGACACAGCTCCCTACACAGAAGAACTCCTTCTTTTACCACAGAGCAACGCTTTCCTGACCCCCATCTTCAGCCCCAGGTTGACCTCTCGGCAAACCTTAAGTGCCAGGGCTGGGGTTGTGACCTGCTAGAAGGAGAGGCCCCATCTTTGGAGGAGGACTGTTATCTGGCTCTGCCCTACCCCCAATCCAGGCCACACTCTCTGGCTAGGAGGCTACCATCACCTTTGCCCTCCCTGGACTGTGTTGGGGCTCTAAACCTTTGTTGTGAACCCTCATCCCCCCAGCATTATCTACATCCACAAACCCTGATTCATCAGAAGCACAATCTAGTAAGCGCTCAATATATCCCTGGACAAGCCTGTCATGCCCCTGTGTGCTCCCCCAGACACTACAACCCAGAGCAGCTTAAGCCCCACCAAGCAGCCGCCTCTCCTGACCATCCCAATCCCAAGTCCAGAACCTCTAAGAAAAGCCACAATGAACGGCAGAGATCCAAGAAATCAAGCAGTAAAACCAGTCGATCCCAGTCTGAGAATAGCCTCCTAGCTCAACGGGTGCTGCCTGAGCGCAGGTACAGCACCACTGAGAGGCACCAAGGTAGAGGGGATCCAGCTCAGAACCAAGGTCAAGTCACTGGGCTCCAGGGGGGCAACGACTCCAATAATGGGAGTCGACGCTGGTGCTCCAACCTAGAGCTCAGCCAGGACGAAGGGGAGACGCATGCAGGGCAAACACATAGACAGCCACCTCGAAAAGCTCGCCATGGTCATTCTTATAATCACTCCCAACCTCAGAATCATTACCatcagcaacagcagcacacCCAGCGCTGGCACTCAAACGTTCAGGAGAGAGCCCCACTTTGTCAGGGAGAAGAGGGCTATACCGGTGCCACCCCTGCTGAGTCTGAATCCAGCATGAGTGAGGTGTATTCCCCAGCCTCCAGCTCTCTGTCCAGTGACTCAGATGAGAGTGGGGGGTTGGTGTGGCCCCAGCAGCTGCCACCTCGCCTTGCTtctacctcctcctcatcctcaccttCACCACAGGCTACTGCCAATGCCCCCTCTCAGCCAAAGGCCTTTGTCAAGATTAAAGCCTCCCATGCTCTCAAAAAGAAGATCCTCAGATTCCGCTCTGGATCCCTGAAAGTCATGACTACTGTGTAA